One genomic segment of Pagrus major chromosome 13, Pma_NU_1.0 includes these proteins:
- the rnasekb gene encoding ribonuclease kappa-B, with product MPSLLFCGPKMAACGIVISIWGVIMLAMLGIFFSAKSAVLIEDVPFTEEDIRNDQNPPGNIYGLYNQVGINCFIAAGIYVAVGAVSLCQVRLNKRQEYMVT from the exons ATGCCGTCGCTGCTGTTCTGCGGGCCGAAGATGGCCGCGTGCGGGATCGTGATCAGCATCTGGGGCGTCATCATGCTG GCGATGTTGGGAATCTTCTTCAGCGCGAAGTCGGCTGTCCTGATCGAGGACGTCCCGTTCACTGAGGAGGACATCCGCAACGA tcaAAATCCTCCCGGGAACATCTACGGTCTCTACAACCAGGTCGGCATCAACTGCTTCATCGCGGCGGGCATCTACGTGGCGGTGGGCGCCGTGTCGCTCTGCCAGGTCCGGCTCAACAAACGCCAGGAGTACATGGTGACATAA